TTGCGGGCCAGATGGCTGCCAAGCAGGGTCGGTGTGTCGCCGAACTGGTCGGCGGCCTGCAAGGGAAAGGCGGCCAGGAGCGACTCGTCGCGGACCTGGAACAGGCAGGAATCGCCGACTGCCAGCGCCTGCCAGTTGCCGGTCAACGACCGCTCGTCGGCGCCCTCGCCGGCCAGGTTCAGGCCCAGCAGGCTAGAAAACGCCCCCCGCCGGGCCTTTTCTTCGGCATACCAGGGCAAGGGCCGGGCGAAGACCGACCGCCACCAGGAGGGGGCGATGCCGGTCACGGCCCGCATCAGTCCGCCGGCGGTGACAAAGCGATGGCGGACATAGGTGCGCACCAGCAGCGCCGCCCACTCGCGGGCAAAGCTGCTGGCGGTGGCGCCGTCGGCGATGGCGGCGCGCAGAAAAGCGCCGTGGCGCTGCCGTGTGGGGAAATGATCCCAGGCGTCTTCGTACTCGCGCTCGTCATTGCCCTGGCGGGGTGCAGAGAAGGCCGCCAGCTGCCAGTGCACCATGCGGTTCAGCGCAGATTGCTGGGCCGGGTGCCCACCTGCAGGAATTCGATCACGCCCACAGGGTCGGCCTGGTAGAAGAAGCCCCGGCTCAGTTCAGCGACCGGGTAGCCAAACTCGCGCGCCCGCGCCTGCATGGCCGGCGGCAGGCTGCTAGACATGGCGAAGAGCTGGCGGGCGTACTGGTCGGGGAGGTTGTCGGCCGTCTCGGGAAAGCTGAAAGGCTGTTGGTGCTTGTGCGAGGAAAGGTGGACGTTGAGCAACAGCACATTGCCGTCGGCGGTGGTCACATTCCGCAGGCTTTCGGCGGGGAGGAGAGGGTCGCCGTCGGTTGCTTCGCCGTCGGTGAGGTTGATCACCACCGGGGGGAAGGCGGTGGGGTGACTGCCCACCCACCCGCGCACCAGGGCTTCGGCCTGGCGCAGGGCCTCGCACATGGGCGTGCCGTTGTCGGCTACGGGGTCGAACCAGATGGGGAATTTGACGGTGTGCTCGATGACGCCGCCCAGCCCATCATCCACCTTGCGGGTGCGTTCCTCTACACGGGCGGGGTTGGCGGCCACCTGGTCGATGGGGGCGATTTCCTGGCCGGCCAGGGCGCCGAGGAAGGCGGGGCCAACTTTGGCGCCGTAGCCGAGGACGGCGACATCGAAGTAGCCGCGCACTTCGTCGCCTTTCGAGCATTCGATGACCAGGTTTTGTAGCGTTTTGTTGAGGATGACGGCCAGGCCGTCGGCTTTGGTGCGGGTTTCGTCGCCGCCCCAGGGGTCGATCATCGAGGCCGATTGGTCGATGAGGAAGACGAAACAGGTGGGGTTGAGGCGGCTGATCTCGGCGGTGTAGGACATGGGAACCTCGCGAAGGGTCGGAATGAGAACGGATGTTTCAGTCCCTCACTACGAAAAAGCGCCGCGTCGGGTTGCAGCCGGGGCGGAGGTTCAATCGGTGAGGACGACCACTTCCTGGAAACCGAGCGAGCGCAGGTGGTTTTCGAAGAACAGCCGGCCAAACCGCTGCGCCATCTCCAGGGCGCCGGCTTCGATGGCCGACTGTTGCAAGCTCTGTGTGGCGCGTTCGAGGACGGCGGCCTGCAAGTTCGGGTCGTTGCCAACAAAGAAAGACCGTTCGTAATCGACGACGTGGGTGCGGTCGAAATCGATGGTGGTGGCCAGGATCTCGGGCGGCGGCAGGCGCAATTGCACGCGTTTGCCATCGGTCCAGAGGTCGCCTTCTTCGATCTTGCTAAGGTCGAAGCCGACCTTGACCTGGCCATACACCAGCATCAGCAGCGATTCGCGTCCGCCGAAATACTGGCGCAGGTCATCGGGCACGCGATCTTCCTTCACCTCGGCCACGCTGCGGACATCGAGCGTGGACAGCTCGGCGATCTGGGTCAGACCGAGGAGGGTGACGACAGGTGGGACCGGGGTGGGGGTGGGGGGAGGCGCCAAGACGGA
This portion of the Caldilineales bacterium genome encodes:
- a CDS encoding DUF4230 domain-containing protein, giving the protein MNDIQPPPQRSRPHGCLLAALIALIIVFAGLLIVLLAAPAAIRSVLAPPPTPTPVPPVVTLLGLTQIAELSTLDVRSVAEVKEDRVPDDLRQYFGGRESLLMLVYGQVKVGFDLSKIEEGDLWTDGKRVQLRLPPPEILATTIDFDRTHVVDYERSFFVGNDPNLQAAVLERATQSLQQSAIEAGALEMAQRFGRLFFENHLRSLGFQEVVVLTD
- a CDS encoding VWA domain-containing protein yields the protein MSYTAEISRLNPTCFVFLIDQSASMIDPWGGDETRTKADGLAVILNKTLQNLVIECSKGDEVRGYFDVAVLGYGAKVGPAFLGALAGQEIAPIDQVAANPARVEERTRKVDDGLGGVIEHTVKFPIWFDPVADNGTPMCEALRQAEALVRGWVGSHPTAFPPVVINLTDGEATDGDPLLPAESLRNVTTADGNVLLLNVHLSSHKHQQPFSFPETADNLPDQYARQLFAMSSSLPPAMQARAREFGYPVAELSRGFFYQADPVGVIEFLQVGTRPSNLR